From Terriglobales bacterium, one genomic window encodes:
- a CDS encoding sigma-54 dependent transcriptional regulator, whose protein sequence is MPEETKPAPLRAHLLIIDDDPNTLASLARAFRLAGHEATVCDRGQRALELVKTQSFDLILSDVVMPGKDGLALLEEINNLGVATPVVMMSGQAHIEMAVRATRLGAVDFLEKPLSTEKLLLTVENALRLTRLEEENKQLRGRLGGPEIVFTGDIMRRLMAQVERVAASETRVSILGETGTGKELVARALHERSPRKAGPFVTLNCAAVPAELIESELFGHEKGAFTGAGARHLGKFEQANRGTLFLDEIGDMPLPMQAKLLRVLEQGEVERVGGSGPIAVDVRVIVATHHDLEQLVREGRFRQDLFHRIYVFPLTLPPLRERREEIPALVEHFARRIAEQNGWKPMSFSAEAIAELERYAWPGNVRELRNVVERLMLLATDDIDAATVRLALPSDAGAPGAPVAASGSLSERADAFERATILAELERQRHHITNTAKALGLERSHLYKKCQQLGIDLSAVRKER, encoded by the coding sequence ATGCCTGAAGAAACCAAGCCCGCGCCTCTGCGCGCGCACCTGCTCATCATCGACGACGACCCCAACACCCTGGCCTCGCTGGCGCGCGCCTTCCGCCTGGCCGGGCACGAGGCCACCGTATGCGACCGCGGCCAGCGCGCCCTGGAGCTGGTGAAAACGCAGTCCTTCGACCTGATCCTCTCCGACGTGGTCATGCCCGGCAAGGACGGCCTGGCGCTGCTGGAGGAGATCAACAACCTGGGAGTGGCGACGCCGGTGGTGATGATGTCGGGGCAGGCGCACATCGAGATGGCGGTGCGCGCCACCCGCCTGGGCGCGGTGGACTTCCTGGAAAAGCCGCTTTCCACGGAGAAACTTCTGCTGACGGTAGAGAACGCCCTGCGCCTCACCCGCCTCGAAGAAGAGAACAAGCAACTGCGGGGGCGACTGGGCGGACCGGAGATCGTCTTCACCGGCGACATCATGCGCCGGCTGATGGCGCAGGTAGAGCGCGTGGCCGCCAGCGAGACCCGCGTCTCGATCCTAGGCGAGACCGGGACCGGCAAGGAACTGGTGGCGCGGGCCCTGCACGAGCGCAGCCCGCGCAAGGCCGGGCCCTTCGTCACCCTGAACTGCGCGGCGGTGCCCGCGGAACTGATCGAGTCCGAGCTCTTCGGTCACGAGAAAGGGGCGTTCACGGGCGCGGGCGCGCGCCACCTGGGCAAGTTCGAGCAGGCCAACCGCGGCACCCTCTTTCTCGACGAGATCGGCGACATGCCCCTGCCCATGCAGGCCAAGCTGTTGCGCGTGCTGGAGCAGGGCGAGGTGGAGCGCGTGGGCGGCAGCGGGCCCATCGCCGTGGACGTGCGCGTGATCGTCGCCACCCACCACGACCTGGAGCAACTGGTGCGCGAAGGGCGCTTCCGCCAGGACCTCTTCCACCGCATCTACGTCTTCCCTCTGACGCTGCCGCCGCTGCGCGAGCGGCGCGAGGAGATCCCCGCGCTGGTGGAGCACTTCGCCCGCCGCATCGCCGAGCAGAATGGATGGAAGCCCATGAGCTTCTCGGCGGAAGCCATCGCCGAGCTGGAGCGCTATGCCTGGCCGGGCAATGTGCGCGAATTGCGCAACGTGGTGGAGCGGCTGATGCTGCTGGCCACCGACGACATAGACGCCGCTACTGTGCGCCTGGCCCTGCCCTCCGACGCTGGCGCTCCCGGCGCTCCGGTCGCGGCGAGCGGCAGTCTGAGCGAACGCGCGGACGCCTTCGAGCGCGCCACGATCCTGGCGGAACTGGAGCGCCAGCGCCATCACATCACCAACACCGCCAAGGCGCTGGGGCTGGAGCGCAGTCATCTCTACAAGAAATGCCAGCAGTTGGGCATCGACCTGAGCGCCGTGAGGAAGGAACGGTAA